The stretch of DNA CCCAAGGTCTAGGTAATCGCATGCAATCCCTGTAAGGCGCCTTTTTCTTGGATATCTGGCATTGCGGCAATCAagttcgttcttttttttttctttatcgatGTTGGGTTGGCTAAGATATAAtcatatttcactttttcttcacagactctctctctctctctctctctctctctctctctctctctctctctctctctctctctctctctcttgaaggtAATGATGTAAAACGATGATGATGGgtaaataacgataataatgatgggaatattaatgatgatgatgatgatgacgatgaaaaggacaacgacaacaataatgataaggatgatgattaGGCTGAAGCTTActgtgacgatgatgatgacaacgatgGCGATGACGATGACGGGATGAGGACGATGATGTTAATATGATGATTATGCATTATCAACACTATATCACATGTACTGCTGAGGCTCGGTAGCTGTCACTGACTTAAACACTTCGTAATTACTCCAAATCTTAAcatgctttttctcttttgtagtattctttttttaatatgCCTATTTTCGAATTGGTGGTGGGAGAAGCAGTTAGATTTCCTTTCAGAAGAGAAATATCAGAGCCTCTCGGTTGACTAAATCCAATGGCAAACAGTTTATacgaatcattttttttttttaacagcagaggagtcagttcaagggcataaaaaaaggtaacaaatgtgaaaaaaagcccgctactcactgctcccgtaATCCTGTTGGTTCACCTTTTCTCAGCAAAACATCTCAAGACTACATTTCACGACTACAATACATCGCTTACTGTTCCTCACCTGATACAAAAGAGAACTAATTAATCATGCAGCTGTTAACACATGACCGCACCAGTGTTGTACGTTCATTGTTTGCTAGAATAAAGGCTGGTTGGTTTATGAGttttatgtgtttcttaaggataagaaaaaaagtacacTGGAAGGCTTACTGCCCTTACCTGACACAAATGACGGCTAAATTAACAGTACACCTGCGCTGGTTGTAATAGTGCAATAAATCACTTaccgaaaaaggaaaaaataaaccttGGTGATTAGTGAGTTTTAGGTACGATAAAAGAAAGTGTCACATTAAGGCATTGCAGTTTTATTTAAAGGGCGTGAGGGCGAGGGGGCCGGGGCGGAGCGGCGTCCCTCACCGGTGCTCCGGGGCGGCTGGGGCGACACGGGGACGCGGGAAAAACCGGCGTGAGCAAGACCGGCCTATCCGTGAGTCCGGGTGTCGGCGCCTCTCCCGCCAGCCGCCCCGGGGAAGCGAGTCGCTGCGTCGAGACAAGTGGCGGccgtggggggaaggaggagaaggtggcggcCCGCAGCGGGTTGGTCGTGGGGGAGGTGGAAGATaaagtggagatgaaggaggtggagtgGCCCGTTGCCGGGTCATGGTGAAGTGAAGAAAGGGATCGGctctagtggtggcggtggtaggagCCGTAGCGGTAGTAGGGGTACCTGTAGTAGTGGTAGCCGGGGTGGCCGTACCCGTAGTAGTGGGTCCTGCTGGGCTCTGCGCTGGGCTCGGGGTCAGCGGAGcgcttgtggtggttgtggtagtagtggggcCTGTGGTAGTAGCCGTAGTGGTGGGGTGACCGTAGGAGTAGTGCCTGCTGGGCTCAGCGGCAGCCTCGGGTCAGTGGAGcgcttgtggtggtggtcgtggtagggggtgtggtggtggtggccgtagtAGTGTCTGCTGGGCTCTGGGTCAGCACTGGCCTCAGGGTCAGCGGaccgcttgtggtggtggtggtagcgcggGTAGCCGTAGTGGCGGTAGGAGTAGTGGCCGTAGTGGGGGTAGCCGTAGTGGTAGGAGTAGGGCCGGTGGGCGTCGGGGTCGGCTTCGGCGAGGGCCTCGGGCTCAGGGTCAGCGTGCACCAGAGCCGCCACTGCCAGGAGGCCCAGAGCCACACACACCTGCGGCAGAGAGCAATGGGACCCCTTAAGTCTCCTTCCACCTCGTCAGCAATGGGAGGCGAGGGGACAGATGGCCGGCACGTGGTGTGATGCCAACGTATCATTTAAGCAAATTTGAGACATTGCACGTGTGAAAAGGAAGAATTAATACTTTAGCCCAGTGTGAGCAGACGGAGTGTcaagaagaggagagtaaggaagggcaAAGAGGGGGTGACATTATGATGGAGGCGTGGACTGAGGGAGGGCGTgaaaagggggtgaaggaggtaTTAAGAACATTAGGACTTAATGAATGAAAAcacagaaggaagagggagaaagatgatcATGGGGACCAGGAGACTGGGTAAATATGCACAAGACATGAGAAGTCACTCGACCTACAAAAGACGAATTATATATACCTGATGACACATGTCTTTAGCATCCACAATGTAGAGTATTCAGTCTTTAAACATACCGGTTCATCCTCTACATGACTGATAATCCTACTCTACTTGTTACTTTCCTGGATAATGCCATTTGTTTTGTACTACTAAAGCTGAGCCCACGGACACGAGCCATCTCTTGTTAGAACCTCATGAACGTCCATATTTTGTAGTAATTTGCTCAGAGGGAATGAGGATACCACAAACATTAACAATCTTAAAATGGTTAAAATACTTGACCACTTCATCAAAATGATTACCCTATCCAATTACAGTCGATTTGTGTTAAAGATGAGTCATTTTGTTACCATACTAAGAACACGATCACATATCTTTTTACTGCATGCAGCGGTGTTACGAAAAAACACGCATTAATCAAACATTTGTGCCGGTGAGGGAGAGTAAACGAACGTGAACAGTTTGGAACATGTAGTGGCAGAAGAGAGTTCATTAAAAGTTGTGGACATCAGTTATTATACAATCTACATGTCAGGCAAGGATTAGTCTCTAAGAAATAGTGAATAGCACACTGACCGAGTAATAACTAGAGATAACTTATTTATATATGAGGAGAGTAATTGAGATCAAGGGAATCGCAGGAAGCATGACAGATTGAATGAACGACACAGCAGAAAGCCTGGATCATGAGGGCGTGTGCGAGGTCATGCGTGAGTGAGGAAGTGGTCAGGACGGCTGGATCAGTGAGGGAGGCAAGTCCAGGAGTGCATAATGAGTGCCTGGATccaatgggagagaggaagagtgacagAGGCCGAGTCGGGGAGGGAAAAGCAACTGCATGGAAGAATGactggatgaaagagtgaggctGTATCGCTAGAGTGGAAGTGTGAGTGACTTAGTGGCTGAGGCTGGATCATGTGGGCAAGTGGAACAACTGACTAGGTGAGGATAGATCTTGAGAATTAGTGGATGGGCGAATACAGGGTGGATCATGTggacaagtggaggaggaggaagtgagtgacTGAAAGAGGATTGATCGAGTGAGTGAATGGGTTAATACAGAGTGGATCATATGGACAGGTGGAGGGGGAAGTAACTGATTTAGTGCGGATAGATCGTGAGTGTGATTGGatgggggagtggaggaggaggaggtgagtggctTAGTAGTGCTGAGTAGTGGCTGAGTAGTGCCGAGTAAGTGACTCAATACTCACGTAGGTCTTCATGGTTGGTGCTGATGTCTGCTCACTGCCGTCAGCCCAAGTGTCTGCCagtccagcccagcccacgcctTATATACTTGTAAACCGGCCTTCGTGGGTggctcacttccctccccttccctctcccttaagcccctactctcccccccccaccccccacccctctgaCCACGACACACCTGCCGGCCAAGCTTTCTTCAGCGGCCCTTGATGGACGCATAGTTGAGGGACACTGGATCTTTACCGTCATGTGTATCATCACCCTTTACTCTGTTCTCTTCGTTATAAATCCGGTGTATTGATGAGGCTCAGTGCTCCATCTTCCTTACCAGCCGTTAGCACTGCCTTGCATATTGGTGCCTAGTGTCTGTACGTTagcttatttattatttatcattatattTCTTGACTTATGAATCACTTGCCAATCgatttccttctgtctttcttctgcATGTGGCTAGTGTATGTACTTTAGCTtacttattatttatcattatattTCTTGACTTATGAATCACTTGCCAATCGATTTACTTCTGTCTTCCTTCTGCATTAGGCTCGGTGCTCTCCCTACCCCCTTGTTAGCTGATGGCGCTGCTTTGCATATTAGTGGCCAGTGTTTGTTCCTCATCAGTCAATATCATGTTCACTCTCTTAAGTCATCTCTTTCAATTTCATCGTGATTCAACTATTATCTTCATTAGGCTCAGTGCGCCATCTATTCACGTGCTGATGGGGCTGTCTTACATACTCATTACTGTTCCTTCCTATCACCTTTCAGTTTGTTCCCTTCCTTATCAATCACCCATCCTCATAAGGATCGTGCACTTATTTTCGCGAAGTCGTGCCTATTAATCTATAAATTGTatgtttttccctttttcacaTTTCCTGTGTGTAAGacttttcattcattctcattttctaaCACGAATAGTTTACTAATACAAGAGTCCGAGAATTTCTTCACTCAAGATGAAGAAAACCAGCAAAAGTAACACCAGAGCCATCGACAGCAGGATAATAACATCAACAGTAACAGTGTCAGCAACAGAGGGCggatgaggtggaggtggcggtggaggtggaggtggaggtggaggaggaggtggaggaggtggaggaggaggtgaaagagtagGATGGTGAGGTAGAAAGTATCAAATATCACCGGCCAATATGATATTTTAGTTCCAGTCAGTAACATAATTGGCCACGGAAACATCGCTACGTTGGTATAAAGCTCTGTGCGGCGTGTGCTGCGGAATGTTGATCCATAGAGCTGCGCACAGTGACATTCGACATTCCTTGTTCTACCCTTGTCCCAATACCTTTGTTCCGATAGTCATGCTCCAATACCCAACACAACGATCACTATTACAGACGTCGGGAATGTCTAGTATACGGTAAAATTTTTCTCCACACAACTGTAAGAAAATAtagttattcattattattaaatTAATCCCACAAAGCAACTCGGGGGAATCACGCGACATAATTTGGTGTTGACTCAAAAGTCCTTTGTTTGGTGTGCCGGAATGAATCATGCTAAGAATGTCAACTATTTCCTTTTCATAGCCTGTACATATCACTCAACTATAGACATGCTTATTAttgtccgcgtgtgtgtgtgtgtgtgtgtgtgtgtgtgtgtgtgtgtgtgtgtgtgtatttacctagtttacctataatagttgagtgtgtgtgtgtgtgtgtgtgtgtgtgtgtgtgtgtgtgtgtgtgtgtgtgtgtgtatttacctagtttacctatAAAAGTTGTAGTTTTACGGGGCCTGGgttttacgctcgtgtggtcccgtctccgtatctgcaatagttgtgtgtgtatgtgtgtgtgtgtgtgtgtgtgtgtgtgtgtgtgtgtgtgtgtgtgtgtgtgtgtgtgtgtgtgtgtgtgtgtgtgtgtttccttttcaTAAGTTGTACCACCATATCACTACACGATATCAATGCTTTTTACTGCATGTGTATATCTGTTAAGGAAGGCGACGTGTGCTTATGATATACAGTCTTTTATTGGGTGCACAAACTTTCCTATTCACTCGCTGGCAGAACGTGACAGGGTGGCGCCGTGGAGTGTAACCGTGCTATGATGGCGGATTTCTCCCCGTGAAAGCAGGTAATTGAGTGTTGTCTGGCAGGAAAGCTTAGCCCGACAGTCGCCAATCAATCACTCAAGTAAATAGATGTATAAGTAAGCGAATACGTTAATGACTTTTACTTTGTTTTCAGTGTTCTAATGTTTATTATATCACTTACAAAACCATTTAGTTTTTGTACAAATACTTTACTAATATATCCATTCTTTTATCAGTTGTCCAGTTATCAAAATAGTAAGTCTGTCAATTAATCAttcctaacaacaacaaaaaatataccCGGTGATTAGAACAAAAACAACGAATAACAGTCGAACAAAAGCAATCGTCTCTTATTAACCAATCACCTATACGGAAGGAAAGTGACAAAAGGGCATGAAAtgggaagacagaaagaagaatgtaagaaagaaCACAGGAAAGGAACATGAAGGTCTAGGAAGTAGGATATGATGAtacaaatggaggagaggaatagTATCAGGAATAGTAAAGAAATAgtatctccacccgaaattgacctctcttttggctactctttactcttgtcttttataggagcagcgattagcgggcttatttttcaaagcttttttttctttgttgcccttgaactgcttcctttctgtacataaaaaaggaagcatgtaaaggaaagaaaagtgacagaggaggataaggaagatatcagaagagaagaggaaataggaaaagagaataagtgCAGAGATgagcagagaaaggaaaagtgaatgaggagaatgaggaagatattagaagaggagaggaaatataggaaaagagaactgcagagaaagaagggagattagtagagaaaggaaaagtttagaagaaggaggaagatatcagaagagaagaggaaataggaaaagagaactacagagaaaaaaagggagattagttgagaaaggaaaagttatagaagaaggaggaagatatcagaagggaagaggaaatgggaaaataaagaagggcaAAACAGTAGGAAGAGAATTTGGAGGAGAtcagaagggagggggagggggtgggtgagaggcgaggagggggggaggggggtgtatgGTGGGTTACACAAGCAGACGATTAGAGAGTTAGTTTAGTCGCCGTCTGGCCTGACTAATGAGTGTGGCCGTCAGGTGGTTGATTGCCAATACCTGAGTGGTGGTTACCTGCAACACCCAACCATGTcccacaccgccgccgccgccaccacacccacgaccaccgccaccactgccgTCTCCACCAACGTTAGTATCACGACCTCAGACAACTGATATTACTTCAACTACCataactactacttctatttcttctataaaTACTTCCATCACTACTATACTTCTGCTACTGTTATTGCTAATACTGTAaatgttattcctcctcctactcctactcctcctcctactactactactactactacttttctttatttatcttatatCTACTACTATCATCGCCACCATAACTATAATTCTGCTCCTCCTACTACAGctgctatcactaccactaccaccaatacaaCTATTACTTCAaattctaccactactactgatataACCATTACTGTATCACAACTACATCTGCTTCTCTACTGTTTCTaccaaccatcaccacaaccactacgacCCATACCAACACCACAGCAACAAACATCGACACACTCATAACCAGCACCACGCTCTTCATCATATCAAAAGTTAACCATCTCACTTCCACAACTACATTATCATAGCCTCAGAAAGTAGGAAACAATGTAATAATCACCAGGTAAGTCTTCAAAGGTGTGACAAGGACAGGTGTTTGAAGGACGGGAGTCAAATTACAGCACCCATTAGCTCACTCTTTTCCTTGAAGTTGTGTGTGAAGCGTGAACAATGTTGTCTCCGGGACCCTCCAGCGATGTGGCGCGGCACTCACCTGAGGACGCCATGCCCAGGTAAAATCGGGTGCCggaccttttccccctcttcataCTCTTCCGCTCTACCttgctcctcatccttctcttccttatcttcctatttcccatctatctcctcctctcaatGTTCTTAATCTCTatcctgctcctcatcttccacttttttttatcttcctaatcctcttcttccacatccttctcctcctcaccttctcctcctcctcctcctactactactactactactactactactactactgctactacaacttctactctTCCGGGTCTTCCCCATTCGTATCACTTTTTCATCGCTAGTACACGtcacttccaccctcccttcttccctctctcctcccctccttccctccctctcatgctGATTAACTTGACGTCCGCCCAAGTTCTGGTTAATCGCATGCAATCCCCGTACGGCGACTTTTTCTTGGATATCTGGCATTGCTGCAAACAAAtccatcatttcttcttttttttcgctgTCGGGTTGGCTAAGACATAATCATATtccacttcttcattctctctctttgtccttctctctctctcttaattaagatgatggtgatgatggtgttgaaatggtaaaaaaggaatgatgataatgatggattaaatgatgataatgatgccgTTGACGATGaaaacgacaacgacaacaataagGATAATGATCAcagagatgatgaagatgacagGGATGGGGACGATGTGATGATTAAACGTTATGAACACAATCACATTCGATGCTGAAGTTTAGGAGCTGTCTCTGTCTCACTAGATATTTACATAATTACTTCAAGTTCTCCCCAAgctgttttttcctttctaataTCCCTTCTTTTAACGCTACCCTTTTCAGCTTGATGGCGAGAGCTTTCCTTTCTGAAGCAGAATATACGGCGGTCCACCCATTTGACTAATAGCCTGTCTTAAAACAGTTTATACGAGTTAATCCTGCTGGCTTCTCCGTTCCTCAGCAAAACCTCTCAAGACTACATTAAAACGCTTACTGCTCTTCACCTGATACATAATGACAACTAAACAGTTACACACTTGTTCACTCCTGACAGCATCTGTGCTACAAGTTACAGTTCATCAGAAAAAAAAGGTTGCCAGAGTTTTATGTGTGTTCTTTTTAAGGTAAAAGGATGTTGAGAGTAGTACGCTGAAAGGCATGTTGGTGATCACCTGATAGAAATGACGACCTTTCACCGTGTGCTTGTTCGTGGCTTACAGTACTGGTGCAATTAAGTTGTTTGCTCCCTTCACCCATCCACTCAAAATTGGCGAGTATGAACTTAGGGCAAAAGGAAAGAGTAACATTAAGACTGAGCGTTTTATTCAAAGGGCGTGAGGGCGAGGGGGCCGGGGCGGAGCGGCGCCCCTCACCGGTGCTCCAGGGCGGCTGGGGCGACAAGGGGACGCAGGAAAAACCGGCGTGAGCAAGACCGGCCTATCCGTGAGTCCGGGTGTCGGCGCCTCTCCCGCCAGCCGCCCCGGGGAAGCGAGTCGCTGCGTCGAGACAAGTGGCGGccgtggggggggaggaggaggaggaagtagaggagatggtggaggaggtggcccGCAGCAGGATGGtcgtggaagaagtggaggataaaGTGGATGTGAAGGAGGTGGAGTGGCCCGTTGCAGGGTCATggtggggtgaagaaagggatcggctctagtggtggcggtggtagtagccGTAGCGGTAGTAGGGGTACCTGTAGTAGTGGTAGCCGGGGTGGCCGTACCCGTAGTAGTGGGTCCTGCTGGGCTCTGCGCTGGGCTCGGGGTCAGCGGAGcgcttgtggtggttgtggtagtggggCCTGTGGTGGTAGTAGCTGTAGTGGTGGGGTGACCGTAGGAGTAGTGCCTGCTGGGCTCAGCGGCAGCCTCGGGGTCAGCGGGCgcttgtggttgtggtagtggtaggggtggtggtggtggccgtagtAGTGTCTGCTGGGCTCTGGGTCAGCACTGGCCTCAGGGTCAGCGGaccgcttgtggtggtggtggtagcgcggGTAGCCATAGTGGCGGTAGGAGTAGTGGCCGTAGTGGGGGTAGCCGTAGTGGTAGGAGTAGGGCCGGTGGGCGTCGGGGTCGGCTTCGGCGAGGGCCTCGGGCTCAGGGTCAGCGTGCACCAGAGCCGCCACTGCCAGGAGGCCCAGAGCCACACACACCTGCGGCAGAGAGCAATGCGACCCCTTAAGTCTCCTTCCACCTCGTCAGTAATGGGAGGCGAGGGGACAGATAGCCGGCACGTGGTGTGATGCCAACATATCCTTCAGTCTACATGTCCGATAAGGATTAGTCGCTCGACAGAAATTTTATCgagtgaatgagagaatgagcgAGTAACTAACTTTTATAATGTGACTGAATGACTGAGACTGGATCATGTGGCAAATGGAGTGAGGGTAGctcgtgtgagtgagtgaatgggtggctgcaGGCTGAATCATGTtgacaagtggaggaggaggtattagaCTGAGTGAGGATAGATCGTGTGAGTGGATGGGTTAATACAGGCTGGAACATGTAggcgagtggaggaggaagagagtggccGAGTGGTGCTGAATCAAGCGAGTGACTGTCAGTACTCACGTAGGTCTTCATGGTTGGTGCTGATGTCTGCTCACTGCCGTCAGCCCAAGTGTCTGCCagtccagcccagcccacgcctTATATACTTGTAACTCGGCCTTCGTGGGTGGatcactcccctctccttccccctccccttaacCCCTACTCTCCCCCCTGACCACAACACCCCTGCCGGACAAGCTTTCTTCAGCAGCCCTTGATGGCCGCATTGATGAGACATCGTGTGTCTCATCACCTTTTACTCTACTTCCTTCATTATAAATTGAGTACATTGATTAGGCTCAGTGTCCCAACTGTTCCCGAACTAGCTGCCGGCGTTAGTTTGTTTACTGGCGGCCAGTCTGTCCCTCAGCTTGTTTGTATCATTTATCATTCTGCTTCTTCCCTAATGAATCACCTCTCATTcgatttccttccatcttccatcACCGTTAGGTtatcctttgtcgataaaacacgtcgtaataactcgttatcctttctttgtttccaaaatgttgattcctttgttgataaaactaaaacaactcaaaaccatattttcctttcttcgtttacaaaacgttgattcctttgtcgataaaactaaaacaactcaaaaccatattttcctttcttcgtttacaaaacgttgattcctttgtcgataaaactaaagcAACTCAaaatcatattttccttttcttgtttccaaaacgtcgattcctttgtcgataaaaacgcGTCGCAATAActtgttatcctttctttgttctcaaaaagtcgattcctttgtcgataaaactaagacatcgcaacaactcattttccttcctttagaggtcagtatcccaccccgacacttatgtcagagtcagcatcccaccccaacattcaagctggggtcagcatcccaccccgacagttaagtcagggtcagcatcccaccccaacattcaagctggggtcagcatcccaccccaacattcaagttggggtcagcatcccaccccgacaattaagtcagggtcagcatcccaccccgacaattaagtcagggtcagcatcccaccccgacagttaagtcagggtcagcatcccatcgaGAGCCCaaaatgtggatgatgactttttcctttttaagatgttgtgtttctatcgtttttttttctggtgtttttttctgtattttccttgtgctggttttctctttcttcattttcctttttctggtgtagTTTTAactgtatatcggcttttcttggtgccgtatcctgctacagacgagtctccttcacccctgagaagcctcgcccgtaccaacataccacaccaaagtccttaatcctagttgttcgttttgctaatgttgtgttttgtatctgatttcttttttctggcattccttttctgtattatcctgtctccagtgttacttttctttatttgtggtgtgagtgttgtgtagagtatctacatcgcctctacctggtgccgtatcttgctacagaggagtctccttcaccccagagaaggctcacccataccaatataccacaccaaaggccttcatgctggatcTTTGTgcctatttttgttttattttttccttattctcatctgtgcttctatcttgtctatttcctggaattcctctcctgtattgtcctatttctgatgttctcatagtttattttccttattttcggtgtttttcacctgtaatatccctgtcgtggagttgttctgaaatcgcctttccttggtgctgtgtgctgatacgaatgaatctccttcaccccagaaaagacccgcccataccaacacacaacaccaaacgccctcccctccccccgccctggacactcgggatctacggcaccgccatggacgccccgaaggagccgagacgccctgccggaacccctgagccccgcgacgctcgccagggagaccttgggctccctgacgctccccagcaccgccgaggcgggggagggcgggaactccagacaactgcagaaaaactccagacgggaatattaaattaatcgtaaacaccgtgacggcgcaaaagctacgtttgtcgagtctgggatggcaggacgccggccGAATGTTTTCGGCGCGGCATccgtttccttctctgtttctgatttctctcattgttttttgagagagagagagagagagagagagagagagagagagagagagagagagagaggggagaccaTTTTAATAGGTAGAATGCTTTTGTAAtgctttaatcagttgatattgttgttattaccaatatctatctatctatctatctactccccCACCCTTCGCCCCCTCCACACATTGCGTgtgtataataaaatgtatatatatgtgtctgtgtgtgtgtatgtgtctatgtgtatgtgtgtgtatgtgtgtgtgtgtgtatgtgtgtgtgtatgtgtgtgtgtgtgtgtgtgtgtgtgtgtctctctctctctctctctctctctctctctctctctctctctctctctctctgataacgtgtgaccttgctaggcctaacGGCATAATACTCAGGGTAATCACGCGCCGTAACTCTGGCCCTGACTCAGAATACCCCGTCTGGCGTGTGCTCTATCGTCCTGTGCTGTAACGGTAACAAATATTTCCTTTTCATAGCCTGTACAAATCATTCAACTCTATCCATGCTTATTCCTGCACGTGCAGGTGTGTGTATGCATTTACCTTTCAATGCCTGTACATTTCACTTACAATATATCAATACTTATTAATCTGTTACGTATTAGTCTGTAAAGGAGGGCGATGTGTGCTCAGTACAGTCAGTGGTCGGGTACACATCTTTATTTACCGCTGAGAGCGAAACAGGATGGCGTGGATGTGACGGTGATATACTGGCGAAATCCCCTC from Eriocheir sinensis breed Jianghai 21 unplaced genomic scaffold, ASM2467909v1 Scaffold386, whole genome shotgun sequence encodes:
- the LOC126992032 gene encoding histidine-rich glycoprotein-like, whose amino-acid sequence is MKTYVCVALGLLAVAALVHADPEPEALAEADPDAHRPYSYHYGYPHYGHYSYRHYGYPRYHHHHKRSADPEASADPEPSRHYYGHHHHTPYHDHHHKRSTDPRLPLSPAGTTPTVTPPLRLLPQPSAEPSRTHYYGYGHPGYHYYRYPYYRYGSYHRHH